One Vitis riparia cultivar Riparia Gloire de Montpellier isolate 1030 chromosome 4, EGFV_Vit.rip_1.0, whole genome shotgun sequence genomic window carries:
- the LOC117911976 gene encoding uncharacterized protein LOC117911976: MATSSRTRSSGPVLPVTRAFQRSTSPSGRFCSSPSDSSAAAAAASAFASSTSSFSSASTGFFHRSASPTRVNLYGSTPLASSVRFSIDRSISPSRSIAVPRRDQIVRKSTPKKRCMCSPTTHPGSFRCSLHKNFNNSSHTISYSSNRLNARRSAMTNSLVRIGTVEGDLVKRALAALIRPSSHQQRRRAAFQPRPSRLSIMSKAEDL; encoded by the coding sequence ATGGCGACATCATCGAGAACGAGATCGAGCGGTCCAGTTCTTCCGGTCACCAGAGCTTTCCAAAGATCGACATCTCCCTCAGGTAGATTTTGCTCTTCGCCATCTGATTCAtcggcggcggcggcggcagCATCTGCTTTCGCTTCATCGACCTCCAGTTTCTCTTCTGCATCCACTGGATTCTTCCACCGATCCGCTTCTCCGACGCGCGTAAATCTCTATGGGTCCACGCCGCTGGCTTCATCCGTACGATTCTCTATCGACCGATCCATCTCTCCTAGCCGTTCGATTGCGGTTCCCCGGCGCGATCAGATCGTCCGTAAGTCCACTCCTAAGAAGAGGTGTATGTGCTCTCCGACGACGCATCCCGGCTCCTTCCGATGCAGTCTGCACAAGAACTTCAACAATAGTTCTCACACGATCTCATATTCGTCGAATCGGTTGAACGCTCGGAGATCTGCCATGACGAACTCACTGGTTCGTATCGGCACCGTTGAAGGAGATCTGGTTAAGCGAGCATTAGCCGCACTGATTCGTCCTTCTTCGCACCAACAGAGGCGAAGAGCTGCCTTTCAACCTCGGCCTAGTCGCCTCTCGATTATGTCTAAAGCCGAGGATCTGTAA
- the LOC117913127 gene encoding exosome complex component RRP42 isoform X2, with protein sequence MVGLSVGEKHFIQGGIAQDLRTDGRRRLTYRPFNVETGVIPQANGSARVRLGGTDVIASVKAELGKPSPSQPDKGKVNIYVDCSPTAAPMFEGRGGEELSTELSGALQHCLLGGKSGAGAGIDLSSLVVVEGKVCWDLYIDGLVVSSDGNLLDALGAAIKAALTNTGIPKVEVAVGASGDGLPEVDISDDEYLQFDTSGVPVIVTLTKVGRHYIVDATLEEESQMSSAVSVSVSGQGRICGLIKRGGAGLDPSVILDMISVAKHVSEQLMNKLDSEISAAEACEEES encoded by the exons ATGGTGGGTCTATCTGTTGGTGAGAAGCATTTCATACAGGGTGGCATTGCTCAAGACCTTCGTACTGATGGTCGAAGAAGGTTAACATATCGACCTTTCAATGTAGAAACTGGAGTCATCCCACAG GCTAATGGATCAGCAAGAGTCAGGTTGGGTGGAACTGATGTTATTGCCAGTGTGAAG GCTGAACTTGGAAAACCAAGCCCATCACAACCTGACAAGGGAAAGGTCAATATATACGTGGATTGCAGTCCCACGGCTGCACCAATGTTTGAG GGCAGAGGAGGGGAGGAATTGTCAACAGAACTTTCAGGTGCTCTTCAGCATTGTCTCCTTGGTGGTAAAAGTGGAGCAG GGGCTGGAATTGATCTCTCATCTCTGGTAGTTGTGGAAGGAAAGGTTTGTTGGGATCTCTATATTGATGGCCTTGTGGTTAGTTCTGATGGAAATCTGCTGGATGCCTTAGGTGCTGCCATTaag GCTGCTCTGACCAACACGGGCATCCCAAAAGTCGAAGTTGCCGTTGGTGCATCTGGGGATGGCCTACCAGAGGTTGATATAAGTGATGATGAATATTTACAGTTTGACACCTCTGGGGTCCCTGTCATAGTTACCTTAACAAAG GTTGGTAGGCATTATATTGTAGATGCAACTTTAGAAGAGGAATCCCAAATGAGCTCAGCAGTTTCTGTTTCAGTGAGCGGGCAAGGCCGCATATGTGGGCTGATCAAACGAGGGGGTGCAGGTCTAGATCCAAGCGTTATTCTTGATATGATATCTGTGGCAAAACATGTAAGTGAACAGCTTATGAATAAATTGGATTCTGAGATATCTGCTGCAGAAGCCTGTGAAGAAGAGTCATGA
- the LOC117913127 gene encoding exosome complex component RRP42 isoform X1 has product MMVGLSVGEKHFIQGGIAQDLRTDGRRRLTYRPFNVETGVIPQANGSARVRLGGTDVIASVKAELGKPSPSQPDKGKVNIYVDCSPTAAPMFEGRGGEELSTELSGALQHCLLGGKSGAGAGIDLSSLVVVEGKVCWDLYIDGLVVSSDGNLLDALGAAIKAALTNTGIPKVEVAVGASGDGLPEVDISDDEYLQFDTSGVPVIVTLTKVGRHYIVDATLEEESQMSSAVSVSVSGQGRICGLIKRGGAGLDPSVILDMISVAKHVSEQLMNKLDSEISAAEACEEES; this is encoded by the exons AT GATGGTGGGTCTATCTGTTGGTGAGAAGCATTTCATACAGGGTGGCATTGCTCAAGACCTTCGTACTGATGGTCGAAGAAGGTTAACATATCGACCTTTCAATGTAGAAACTGGAGTCATCCCACAG GCTAATGGATCAGCAAGAGTCAGGTTGGGTGGAACTGATGTTATTGCCAGTGTGAAG GCTGAACTTGGAAAACCAAGCCCATCACAACCTGACAAGGGAAAGGTCAATATATACGTGGATTGCAGTCCCACGGCTGCACCAATGTTTGAG GGCAGAGGAGGGGAGGAATTGTCAACAGAACTTTCAGGTGCTCTTCAGCATTGTCTCCTTGGTGGTAAAAGTGGAGCAG GGGCTGGAATTGATCTCTCATCTCTGGTAGTTGTGGAAGGAAAGGTTTGTTGGGATCTCTATATTGATGGCCTTGTGGTTAGTTCTGATGGAAATCTGCTGGATGCCTTAGGTGCTGCCATTaag GCTGCTCTGACCAACACGGGCATCCCAAAAGTCGAAGTTGCCGTTGGTGCATCTGGGGATGGCCTACCAGAGGTTGATATAAGTGATGATGAATATTTACAGTTTGACACCTCTGGGGTCCCTGTCATAGTTACCTTAACAAAG GTTGGTAGGCATTATATTGTAGATGCAACTTTAGAAGAGGAATCCCAAATGAGCTCAGCAGTTTCTGTTTCAGTGAGCGGGCAAGGCCGCATATGTGGGCTGATCAAACGAGGGGGTGCAGGTCTAGATCCAAGCGTTATTCTTGATATGATATCTGTGGCAAAACATGTAAGTGAACAGCTTATGAATAAATTGGATTCTGAGATATCTGCTGCAGAAGCCTGTGAAGAAGAGTCATGA